Part of the Streptomyces sp. NBC_01460 genome, TTGCCGGGGCTTCCGGTCGGGTCGAGGTAGGTGAGGACCATCCGGAACCCGCCTCCGGGCCGGGGATCCCACCGCTCGACACGCCCCCGCATTCCGTCCGGCGGCAACCACGTCTCGAGGGAGTCCCGGTCGAGGAGGGCGCGGTACACGGCCGCCGGTGGTGCCGCGATCACCCGCCCGGCCCGGTCGGTCCTGGCGGGCTTCACCTGGATCCACCGGCAGACGGGCCGACCACCAGCACGAGCTTCCCGCGCACCCGGCCCTCCTCGCCGGCGCGGTGCGCCTCGGCGATCCCGGAGAGCGGGAACGTCCGCGCGACCGGGAGGGAGAAGCGCGCCGACTCGATCAACTCGCCGATCTCCGCCAGCGCGTGGACCGCGCGGTCGGCGTCCCCACTGCTGAACGCCACGCCGTGATCCTGTGCCCCGCGGAAGTCGGCGATCGTCACGACGTGCTCCGAGCCGCCGGCCAGGTCGATGAGCTCGGGCAGGATGCCGCTCCCGGCGACGTCGAGCGCGGTGTCGACACCGTCGGGCGCGAGCGCACGCACGCGCTCGGTGAGGCCCTCGCCGTAGGAGACGGGCTCGGCCCCCAGCGCGCGCAGGTACGCGTGACGTCCTGGACCTGACGTGCCGATCACGCGCGCGCCGCGGACCACGGCGAGCTGCACCGCGGCGCTGCCGACGCTTCCGGAGGCGCCGCTGATCAGCAGGGTGCCGCCGCTCGTGACGCCGAGCCGGTCGAGCGCGCGCGTGGCCGTCTCGACCGCGGCCGGCAGCGCCGCGGCGGCGGGGAAGCCGAGTGAGGGCGGGACCGGCGCGTAGTGGGAGAGCACCGCCAGCTCGGCCTGGGCGGCTCCCTCGGTGCAGAAGCCGAAGACGCGATCGCCGACAGCCACGTCGGCGACGCCCTCGCCGAGCTCGTCGACGACGCCCGCCGCCTCATGACCCAAGGTCTGCGGGAGCTCCTCGTCCATGAGGCCCCTGCGCTTCTTCCAGTCGCTCGGGTTGATCCCGGCCGCGCGCACGGCGATCCTGACCTCGCCCGGACCCGGATGAGGATCGGGGAGATCCACGATCTCGAGGACCTCCGGGCCCCCGAACGTCTGGAAACGGACTGCCTTCATCACTCGCTCCGAACTCGCCCCGGGTGTCGCGGCCGCCCCGCGGACGGACAGTCTCTCAGCCTCGGGTGTCGCGCCGGAGCTCACCGCGCCACGCGGGCCCCGGCGGGTCCGTGCGCAAGGGGCCCGCGCCTCCCTTCCCGTTCCAGGTTCGGCGCGCTCATGCCTGTGTGCTGCCGCATCGCGGTGCGGCAGCACACAGGGGGGTACGAGCCGGGGTCAGCCGGTGTACTGGGCGAGGACGCGGGTGAAGTCCCACGGCTGCTGGGAGACACCCGAGCAGGTGTCCGCCCCACCGCCGGTGCAGGGCCGGTCACGATTGACCGACCAGAAGGTCAGCCGTGCCAGATGACGCTGCTGGGCATAGCCGAGGATGGTACGGAAGTCGTCGACGGTTACTGTCTCGCCGTTGTCGGTGACGCCGTTCATCGACGAGATGCCCGTGTGCCGGTAGGCCTGGTCGTCCGAGTACCCGTAGGCGCTCTTGACCGTGTTCTTCAGCCCCTCGGCGGCGCGGACGGTGAGCTGACCCATGTTCTGACCGCTGCCGCCGAAGTTGAACGGCATGATCGTCCAGCTGTCCACCGTGAGCCCGGACGCGGCCGCCTTGCTGATCAGGCTGCTGTCCGGACCGTTCTGGCCGGTGCCGAAGGTGACGTACAGCTTGATCCCCGGGTTGTTCGCCCGGACGGTCTTCAGCGCATCGACCGTGCGCTGCTGGACGGTCGGGCTGTCGTAGGCCGCCGCCTCGATGTCGATGTCGATGGCCTTGAGCCCGTAGGCGTTGATGACCTTCTGGTAGGCGGCGGCCAGCTCCGCGGCGCTGCCGCAGGAGCTCTCCAGCTTGTTGCCGCTCCAGCCGCCGAACGACGGGATCACGTCACCCCCGGCGGCTCGGACGGTGTTGACCGTCTGCTGGTCGACGCCGCCTGTGAGGGGACGGCTCCCGTCCCACTGCGGGTTGCAGTAGCCGTTGCTGAGGACGAACGCGAGCGTGAACCACTTCACCCCGGTCGCGTTCATCACCGTGGTGGGGCTCGGCGGGCTGCCCCAGCCGTTGTAGAGGTACGGCGCCACGGCCATCGCACCCGGCCCGGGCGGGGTGGTGCCACCGCTCGGCGCCGTCCACTTCTGGTTCGCGGCGCCGGTACAGGTCCAGATCTGCAGCCGTGTGCCGTTCGCGGACGTGTTGCCGGTCACGTCCAGGCACTTGTCGGCCTGCGGGTTGACGATGTCGCGCGCGGCGCTGAGGGACCACCGCTGGGCGGCGCTCCCGTTGCAGCTCCACAGCTGGGTCCGGGTGCCGTCGGCCGTCCCGCCGGACGCGACGTCGAGGCACTTGCCGAGGGCGCGGAGGGTTCCGTCGCTCCCGGTGGTCCACTGCTGTGCCGCGCTGCCGTTGCAGTCGTAGAGCTGCACCGGCGTGCCGTCCGCCGTGGCGGCCCCGGCGACGTCGACGCACTTCCCGCCCAGCCCCGTGATCTGTCCGGTGGCCGCCGCGGCCCCGCTCGCGGGGGTGACGACCAGGCCGGTGAGCAGAGCGGCCGCGGCTGCCGCGCCCAGGCCACGCCGCAGGGCGCGGCCGAGCGGAAGGCGTGTCACCGGGTCACCGTCCACTTCTGGTTCGCGGCGCCGGTGCAGGTCCAGATCTGGAGCCGTGTGCCGTTCGCCGAGCTGCTGCCGATGGCGTCGAGACACTTGTTGGCCTGGGGGTTGACGATGTCACGCGCCGCGGGGACGGCCCACTGCTGGGCGGCGGTGCCGTTGCAGTCCCACAACTGGACGGGCGTGCCGTCGGCCGTACCGGCGGACGCGACGTCGAGGCACTTGCCGAGGGCGCGGAGAGTGCCGTCGCTGCCGACGGTCCACCGCTGCGCCGTCGTGCCGTTGCAGTCGTAGAGCTGCACGGGTGTGCCGTTGGCACTGTTGGCGCTCGGTACGTCGAGGCACTTGCCGCCGATGCCGGTGACGGGCCCGCCGCCGCTCGGCTGCCCGGTGTCGGTGCTGACGCGGACGTAGTCGACCACGAGTTGCTGGGGGAAGGACGTGCTGCCGTCGGGGTCACCGGGCCAGTAGCCGCCGACCGCCAGGTTCAGGATCACGAAGAAGGGCTTGTCGAAGACCCACTGCTTGCCGCCGAGGTCGGCGGGGGTGCGCCGCTGGTAGACGGTGCCGTCCACGGACCAGGTGATGGCGTTGGGGCTCCAGTCGACGGCGAAGGTGTGGAACGCGTCGGCGAACGCCTGCCCGCCGGGCAGCGAGTACCCCGCGCCGATTCCTCCGGAGCCGGAGTAGCCGGGGCCGTGCAGGGTGCCGTGGACGGTGCCGGGTTCGAAGCCGACGTTCTCCATGATGTCGATCTCGCCGCTGTTGGGCCAGCCGACGCTGCCGATGTCGGCGCC contains:
- a CDS encoding NADP-dependent oxidoreductase, which produces MKAVRFQTFGGPEVLEIVDLPDPHPGPGEVRIAVRAAGINPSDWKKRRGLMDEELPQTLGHEAAGVVDELGEGVADVAVGDRVFGFCTEGAAQAELAVLSHYAPVPPSLGFPAAAALPAAVETATRALDRLGVTSGGTLLISGASGSVGSAAVQLAVVRGARVIGTSGPGRHAYLRALGAEPVSYGEGLTERVRALAPDGVDTALDVAGSGILPELIDLAGGSEHVVTIADFRGAQDHGVAFSSGDADRAVHALAEIGELIESARFSLPVARTFPLSGIAEAHRAGEEGRVRGKLVLVVGPSAGGSR
- a CDS encoding ricin-type beta-trefoil lectin domain protein; its protein translation is MDGDPVTRLPLGRALRRGLGAAAAAALLTGLVVTPASGAAAATGQITGLGGKCVDVAGAATADGTPVQLYDCNGSAAQQWTTGSDGTLRALGKCLDVASGGTADGTRTQLWSCNGSAAQRWSLSAARDIVNPQADKCLDVTGNTSANGTRLQIWTCTGAANQKWTAPSGGTTPPGPGAMAVAPYLYNGWGSPPSPTTVMNATGVKWFTLAFVLSNGYCNPQWDGSRPLTGGVDQQTVNTVRAAGGDVIPSFGGWSGNKLESSCGSAAELAAAYQKVINAYGLKAIDIDIEAAAYDSPTVQQRTVDALKTVRANNPGIKLYVTFGTGQNGPDSSLISKAAASGLTVDSWTIMPFNFGGSGQNMGQLTVRAAEGLKNTVKSAYGYSDDQAYRHTGISSMNGVTDNGETVTVDDFRTILGYAQQRHLARLTFWSVNRDRPCTGGGADTCSGVSQQPWDFTRVLAQYTG
- a CDS encoding ricin-type beta-trefoil lectin domain protein, coding for MDPARLPRRLLLLLVSALTLTSLSAGLAQGAPTPTAEPSARTAAAAAAPTAVTFSDEFDGAAGSAVNGAKWQIETGDNVNNHERQYYTAGNRNAALDGQGNLVITARKENPGNYQCWYGRCEYTSARLNTSGKFTTTYGRVESRMKIPRGQGIWPAFWMLGADIGSVGWPNSGEIDIMENVGFEPGTVHGTLHGPGYSGSGGIGAGYSLPGGQAFADAFHTFAVDWSPNAITWSVDGTVYQRRTPADLGGKQWVFDKPFFVILNLAVGGYWPGDPDGSTSFPQQLVVDYVRVSTDTGQPSGGGPVTGIGGKCLDVPSANSANGTPVQLYDCNGTTAQRWTVGSDGTLRALGKCLDVASAGTADGTPVQLWDCNGTAAQQWAVPAARDIVNPQANKCLDAIGSSSANGTRLQIWTCTGAANQKWTVTR